The region CTGGCATCAGGCGCGTGTTGTCGTACATCAGCACCGGCAGCGCAGGCATCTGATCACCGTACTTGAGCACGGTGTTGGATACGCGAACCTTTACAGCTGCGCCAGCCTTGGCAATGTCGTTAGCGGCCTTGCCACTGTCGCCCTGCTTGAAGAAGTCGATGCCGCCCGCACCGCTCTTGCCGCCACCGCCATCAAGGCGCAGCGCGTAAATGCCGAAGGCATCCACACCCACACCGACGGTGCCTTGGGTAAAGCCCGAGGTAAATGTACCCAGGAAGCCTTGGCCCCATTCGGCTTTATCTTGTTGATGGTTTTTATAGTCGCGGCTGATATACGCGTTACGCGCCAGCACGTTCAGATGACTGTCTTCGACAAAACCTTTTGCATCAGCTTGATCGTTGGCCATGGCCTGGGTCGCACTAAGCACACCCAATGCAAGCAAACCTATCCGTTTGTTCAACATTTTATTTTCCTTATTACTGAATAAAGGCGCGCTGTGGGTTTCAAGCTGAAACATTGAGTGGTGGTTGCTTCACATAAACAAAAAAGACCCGCTCGAAGACTCGATGCGGGTATTTCGCAAAGTTTGGTGCATGGCTTATCGCCACAGGCGTTGGCGGGAATCCTAGCCGCCGTGAAGGCAAGGTGTCAATTTCGTGAAAAATTCGTTACTTGGCATAAAACTTCAAAACTTTGCCCGAAATACCCGAAACAGTTACTGGCAGCCATCCAGACCGCAGACTGGCGCGCATACACCTTCGCGTTCTGCGCTTACGCCTTCGCGCTGGCGCAGCCAGGCAGCAAACGCTTCGGGCTTGCCCAGATAGGGTCCCAGGTCGATGACTTGATACTGCCCGGACTGTTCCAGTACGACCGTCGGAAAGCCCTGGCCACCGACCTTTGACAACAGCTGACGACTGGTCTTGAAGTGCGCCAGGGTCACCTCACCACTCATCGCATCGTATGCCGTTCGAAATGCGTCGGCCTCCAGCCCCATCTCAACAGCCACCGCCATCAGCACGTCGTTATCGGCAATGCGCCGCCCTTTTTCGTAATGCGCCGTTTGCAAACGCCCCAGCATCTCAAGGCCACGTCCGCCCAGCTGTTCAGCGGCCAGCACCGCAGTGGTCGGCGGCGCCGAATCAAACACCGCCGTGGTGTCGCGCAATAAACCCTCGAAATACGCCTCGCCAAAGGGCTGCCCGGTGTACTGCGCGATACGCAGATCGTGAGGCATCACGTAGTCGCGCAGTTGCGCAGACACCGGCTGGCGTTGCGCGCCGGTCATCATCCCGCCGCCGTGGGCAACGACCGGCAAAATGCCGCGTGCCACGTCGATCAATGGCTTGGCGCCATAGCACCAACCACACAGGGGATCGTAGATGTAATGCAGGACGGGTGTAGCAGTCATGGCTTGCTCCGCAGAATCAATAAATCAGAGTGCCAGCCTAGCCTTGCGAGGTAAGCGGAAAAACGCCGGTATGGCTTTTAGTCTGTTTCGCGAACCGGGCGAATCCGGTGTGGTGAGATCCGGAAGAGATAGAAACAAACAGATACATATTTACAGGCAGCACAAATGGTAATCCTTACCACCCACTAACAAGAACCATTACCATTCGCGCCCTAAAAATATAACCCCCCTCTCAACCGCCCGGACACTTCTCAACCATGCTTTCCCCTCGCCGTTTAACGCCCTTGAATCTGGGGCTGTGCGCCTTGCTGTACGCCGGATTCGGCACCGCTGCTACCGTGCTTCCCGAACTGTCGATCAATGCCAGCGAAGCCGAGGCCGATGACCCTCGGGTCAAAGACGTCACCACCGCCACCCGCACGTCAACTCCGGCGCGCTATGTACCGCAAGCCATCGATTCCGTGAAAACCAGCAACGTACTCGATTACGGGATCAACAGTCTGGGCGAAGCCCTGAGCGGGATCCCCAACGTCAGCAGCACCGCCGATACCCGCTTCGACAGCCTGCGCATTCGTGGTTTTGACGCCAGCAACGACTTTTATCTCGATGGCATTCGCGACGACAGTCAATACGTGCGCGACCTGCATAACATCGAGCGCATTGAGGTGCTTAAAGGGCCTGCGGCCGTGTTGTATGGCCGGGGCAGTCAGGGCGGGATCATCAACCGCGTCAGCAAAATGCCGCAATTCGGGCGTCAGTCGAGTGTTCAGGCCCAGGGAGGCAGCGAAGATTTGCGCAGCCTGTACGCCGACCTTAGCGCGGACCCGAGCGACACCGTCAGCCTGCGCCTGAACATGGGCAATGAAGACAAGAACAGTTTTCGCGATCATGTCAGCGGCAATCGCCAGCTTTTTGCACCCTCGATAAGCTGGCAAATTACCCCGGATCTGAACTGGCTGGTGCAGTACGAATACAGCCGCTACAACCGTACCCCTGATCGCGGTATCCCGAGCATCAACGGACGTCCCGCCGATGTCAGCCGTGGCACGTCGTACGGCGGGCAAAACGACTTTATCGATGACAAAACCCAGAACCTGCGCTCGCGCCTGAGCTATGAATTAAGCGACAACTGGCAGCTGCGTCATACCCTGGGCGTATTCAAGCTCGACAGTCAGTTCGAAAACACCTACCTGACCGGCTACGACCCCATCATCAACAAGGTCAATCGCCAGAGCTGGCAGCAGGACATGAGCACCCGCAACATCTTTAATAACATCGAGATCGAAGGCGGCTTTGACACGTTCGGCCTGGAGCACCGCTTGCTGACAGGGCTGGAAATCGGCAACCAGCGTCGCGATCCGAAGCTCTACAGCGCCAAGGGCGTACCGGCGGTCGATGTATATAACCCTGACCGCCACCTGCGCCCAACCGGGCCGATGCTGATATCCAGCGATAACCACACTGAAGTCGAAAGCCAGGGCCTGTACGTTCAGGATCAGATTCGCCTCAACGATCAATGGCAGGTGCTCGCCGGCTTGCGGTATGACCGCTTTGATATCGAGTCCACCAACAACCTGAAAGAAATCTCTGAAGAGCGTAAAAGCCACAGCACCAGCCCGCGTCTGGGTGTGGTCTGGACCCCGCTGGAAAATCACTCGTTTTACGCGTCGTGGACAAAAACGTTCTCCCCGGCAGGCGGTGGCTTGATCGGCATCACCCCGGGAGCTGCCGGCAACACCAATGACCTGAGCCCGGAGCTGACCAAGCAGAAAGAGGTCGGAGTGAAAAGCGACTGGATGGGGGATCGCCTGAGTACCACCCTGGCCGTGTATGAGCTGGAACTCTACAACCGTCGCACCAAGGACCCGGATGATCCGACCATCACCCTGCTTTCCGGGCTGCAACGCTCGCGCGGTATTGAGCTGACGGCCAACGGCAAACTCGGTGGCAACTGGTACATGCGCGGCGGCATAGGCCTGCAGGACGCAACCGTGGTCAAGGACAACAATGGTTTCGAAGGCAAACGCATCAACGGAGTGGCCAAGCACAATGGCAGCCTGTTTATTACCTGGAAACCGGAAATGGGCTGGTACGCCGAAACGGGCCTGACGCTGGTGGGGCAGCGTTATGCCGACAACCTGAACACTGTCGTCTTGTCGGGTTACGGGCGCTGGGATGCGCTGGCGGGCTATCGCGAAAAAGACTGGGATGTGAGGGGTGCGCTGACCAACCTGACCGACCGTGATTACTATGCCTCGGCCACCAGTGCATCACAGATCATGCCGGGCGAACCGCGCAGCCTGGTGATGACGGGTACGTACAGATTCTAAAGCCCCGCATCCCCCCTCTCCCTTAAGGAGAAGGCGGGAATGAGGCTTAAGCGGCCTTACGCCTTGTGCGGCGCGGGCTGTTGCTGGGTCAGGCAATGGATATTGCCACCGCCCAGCAACAGTTCACGGCCCGGGACCATGACCACTTCATGGTCCGGGAAGAGGTTTTGCAGGATGCTCTTGGCTTCGGCGTCCATCGGGTCGTCAAAGCTCGGTGCAATCAGCCCGCCGTTGACGATCAGGAAGTTCACATAAGAGCCGGCCAGGCGTTCCGACGGATTGCGGTCCTGGCTACCGGCGACCTTGTCCACGCCATCACACTCTTCTTGAGTGGCGTACATCGGCCCCGGAATGGGCATTTTATGCACCACGAACGGCCGACCCTTGGCGTCAGTGCTGTTGCGCAGCACGTTCATGGCCGCCTGGCAGCGCCCGTAGTTCGGATCGAGTTCGTCATCGGTCCAGGCCAGCAACACTTCACCCGGACGCACATAGCAGCAGAAGTTATCCACATGGCCGTCGGTTTCGTCGTTGAACAAGCCGTCCGGCAGCCAGATGATCTTATCCACAGCCAACTGCATGCGCAGCACGTCTTCGATCTCTTCACGAGACAGGTGCGGGTTGCGATTGCGGTTCATCAGGCACTCGGCCGTGGTGATCAGCGTGCCTTCGCCATCCACATGGATCGAACCGCCTTCGAGCACAAAACCTTCGGTGTAGTAGCGCGGGCAACGCTCGATCTCCAGTACCTTGCTGGCCACTTGTTGATCGCGGTTCCACGGCGCGTACAAGCCGCCGTCAAAGCCGCCCCACGCATTGAAATCCCAATTCACGCCACGCACTTCACCGCTGTCGTTGATCACGAAGGTCGGTCCGCTGTCACGGACCCACGCGTCGTCACTGGACATTTCGACCACGCGAATATTCGGCACGTCGAGTTGGGCACGGGCGTTTTCGTACTGGCCGGCCGAGACACCTACGGTCACCGGCTCAAAGCGCGCAATGGCCTTGGCCACAGCGGCGTGCGCTGCCTGTGCGGGTTTGCCACCCAAGCGCCAGTTGTCCGGACGCTCTGGCCAGATCATCCAGGTCTGGGTCTGTGCAGCCCATTCAGCCGGCATGTAAAAACCGTCAGCGCGCGGCGAACTATGCAAAGTGGTCATAACAATCAGGACTCCAGGTAACCGTCGAAGGGTTTGATCGGGCCGTAAAGGTCAGGACGGCGATCAGGACAGGCACAAAACTGTGGACGCAGGCAGGATCCACGTCAATGAGGAAGGCTTTAATTATCGATAAAAATCCATAACTAAAGGCATAAAAACAAATTAATCCTCGTTAACTTAATATTTTACCGATATAAATCGATATTAGACACCCTCATCACCGCGGCCTGTCATCAACCTCCGAAGACCCCCGGTCACGTCGACTTGCACCCCTTCCTGTATCCCCACAAGCTAGGCCTCGAACGCTTAACGACTGCCTGGGCATCAAGGATTATCCACATGCGCATTTTAGTGACTGGCGGGGCCGGTTTCATTGGTTCAGCCCTGATCCGTCATCTGATCAAGAACACCGGGCACGAGGTGCTTAACCTCGACAAGCTGACCTACGCCGGTAACCTTGAATCGCTGCAGAGCATCGCCACCGATACCCGCTACGAATTCGTTCAAGCCGATATCGTCGTTCAAGCCGCCGTGAGCGCGACGCTTCAACGGTTCCAGCCCCAGGCGATCATGCACCTGGCGGCCGAGTCGCACGTTGACCGCTCCATCGATGGCCCCTCGAATTTCATCCAGACCAACATTGTGGGCACTTACAGCTTGCTGGAAGCCGCTCGCGCTTACTGGATGACCCTTGAGGAGCCCGCCAAACGCGCGTTCCGCTTCCATCATGTGTCGACCGACGAAGTGTATGGCGACTTGCACGGTATCGATGAGCGGTTCAGCGAAAGCACACCGTACGCACCCAGTTCGCCCTATTCGGCCAGTAAAGCGGCTTCGGATCATCTGGTGCGGGCCTGGCACCGCACCTACGGTTTGCCGGTAGTGCTGAGCAATTGCTCGAACAACTACGGGCCCTTTCATTTCCCGGAAAAACTCATCCCGCTGGTGATTCTCAACGCGCTGGCCGGCAAACCATTGCCCGTGTATGGCGATGGCCTGCAAGTACGTGACTGGCTGTTCGTTGAGGACCACGCCCGAGCCCT is a window of Pseudomonas taetrolens DNA encoding:
- the aguA gene encoding agmatine deiminase, coding for MTTLHSSPRADGFYMPAEWAAQTQTWMIWPERPDNWRLGGKPAQAAHAAVAKAIARFEPVTVGVSAGQYENARAQLDVPNIRVVEMSSDDAWVRDSGPTFVINDSGEVRGVNWDFNAWGGFDGGLYAPWNRDQQVASKVLEIERCPRYYTEGFVLEGGSIHVDGEGTLITTAECLMNRNRNPHLSREEIEDVLRMQLAVDKIIWLPDGLFNDETDGHVDNFCCYVRPGEVLLAWTDDELDPNYGRCQAAMNVLRNSTDAKGRPFVVHKMPIPGPMYATQEECDGVDKVAGSQDRNPSERLAGSYVNFLIVNGGLIAPSFDDPMDAEAKSILQNLFPDHEVVMVPGRELLLGGGNIHCLTQQQPAPHKA
- a CDS encoding TonB-dependent receptor codes for the protein MLSPRRLTPLNLGLCALLYAGFGTAATVLPELSINASEAEADDPRVKDVTTATRTSTPARYVPQAIDSVKTSNVLDYGINSLGEALSGIPNVSSTADTRFDSLRIRGFDASNDFYLDGIRDDSQYVRDLHNIERIEVLKGPAAVLYGRGSQGGIINRVSKMPQFGRQSSVQAQGGSEDLRSLYADLSADPSDTVSLRLNMGNEDKNSFRDHVSGNRQLFAPSISWQITPDLNWLVQYEYSRYNRTPDRGIPSINGRPADVSRGTSYGGQNDFIDDKTQNLRSRLSYELSDNWQLRHTLGVFKLDSQFENTYLTGYDPIINKVNRQSWQQDMSTRNIFNNIEIEGGFDTFGLEHRLLTGLEIGNQRRDPKLYSAKGVPAVDVYNPDRHLRPTGPMLISSDNHTEVESQGLYVQDQIRLNDQWQVLAGLRYDRFDIESTNNLKEISEERKSHSTSPRLGVVWTPLENHSFYASWTKTFSPAGGGLIGITPGAAGNTNDLSPELTKQKEVGVKSDWMGDRLSTTLAVYELELYNRRTKDPDDPTITLLSGLQRSRGIELTANGKLGGNWYMRGGIGLQDATVVKDNNGFEGKRINGVAKHNGSLFITWKPEMGWYAETGLTLVGQRYADNLNTVVLSGYGRWDALAGYREKDWDVRGALTNLTDRDYYASATSASQIMPGEPRSLVMTGTYRF
- a CDS encoding DsbA family protein, with the protein product MTATPVLHYIYDPLCGWCYGAKPLIDVARGILPVVAHGGGMMTGAQRQPVSAQLRDYVMPHDLRIAQYTGQPFGEAYFEGLLRDTTAVFDSAPPTTAVLAAEQLGGRGLEMLGRLQTAHYEKGRRIADNDVLMAVAVEMGLEADAFRTAYDAMSGEVTLAHFKTSRQLLSKVGGQGFPTVVLEQSGQYQVIDLGPYLGKPEAFAAWLRQREGVSAEREGVCAPVCGLDGCQ
- the rfbB gene encoding dTDP-glucose 4,6-dehydratase; its protein translation is MRILVTGGAGFIGSALIRHLIKNTGHEVLNLDKLTYAGNLESLQSIATDTRYEFVQADIVVQAAVSATLQRFQPQAIMHLAAESHVDRSIDGPSNFIQTNIVGTYSLLEAARAYWMTLEEPAKRAFRFHHVSTDEVYGDLHGIDERFSESTPYAPSSPYSASKAASDHLVRAWHRTYGLPVVLSNCSNNYGPFHFPEKLIPLVILNALAGKPLPVYGDGLQVRDWLFVEDHARALLDVVTKGVVGETYNIGGHNEQKNIDVVRSICSLLDELAPERPAGIARFADLITFVEDRPGHDRRYAIDASKIERELGWVPEETFETGLRKTVQWYLDNLDWCKHVQDGSYQGQRLGFTAPRDLMA